A single Desulfovibrio gilichinskyi DNA region contains:
- a CDS encoding ABC transporter ATP-binding protein has translation MPESHTIVRVTGVTKKFKLGSVDVQALKGVDLEIFAGEYLSIMGPSGSGKSTLFNMIGGLDKPTEGKVFIDEVDIAQLDAFELAWLRNRKIGYIFQTFNLIQVMTALENITLPMIFAGVHNDAAVTKGIALLDLVGLHKRYNHKPQELSGGQQQRVAIARSLANDPAIILADEPTGNLDLSTGEEIIKLMSDLSKERGVTIITATHDYKMLNASDRVVWIEDGLIKKIENRDQLNIEVGRICTV, from the coding sequence ATGCCCGAATCACATACCATAGTCAGAGTTACCGGAGTTACTAAAAAATTCAAACTCGGATCCGTAGACGTACAGGCTCTTAAAGGTGTTGATTTAGAAATTTTCGCGGGAGAATACCTTTCGATTATGGGACCGTCAGGGTCAGGAAAATCCACCCTCTTTAATATGATAGGAGGACTTGATAAACCTACGGAAGGAAAAGTATTTATTGATGAAGTTGATATTGCACAACTGGATGCCTTTGAACTTGCGTGGCTCCGCAACCGCAAGATAGGATATATATTCCAGACATTTAACCTGATTCAGGTAATGACAGCTTTAGAAAACATCACCTTGCCGATGATTTTTGCAGGCGTTCATAACGACGCGGCTGTTACAAAAGGTATTGCACTGCTTGATCTGGTAGGACTGCATAAAAGATACAATCACAAACCGCAGGAACTTTCCGGAGGACAGCAGCAGCGCGTTGCAATCGCAAGATCTCTTGCCAACGACCCTGCTATTATTCTTGCAGACGAACCTACAGGCAACCTTGACCTTTCAACTGGTGAAGAAATTATCAAACTGATGAGTGACTTAAGCAAAGAGCGCGGTGTAACCATCATCACTGCAACCCATGACTATAAAATGCTTAATGCTTCCGACAGAGTTGTCTGGATTGAAGACGGACTGATTAAAAAAATTGAAAACAGAGACCAGCTTAATATTGAGGTTGGCCGCATCTGCACGGTATAA
- a CDS encoding glycosyltransferase family protein produces the protein MKIIHYCQHVLGMGHFFRSLEISRALQNEQVIFVSGGTKPAQQLPDHVEYFQLPGLCMDESFGGLTPTDEGRAIDEVKADRIEKIKILFEQKQPDIFLIELFPFGRKAFRFELLPILDSIKAGLYGNVKVICSLRDILVEKNDGGKHEKRCVETLNKYFDLLLIHSDPQIAKLDETFQAMNDIAIPYLYTGFVARKPNKNIRGVIRKQLGISTDEKLLVVSAGGGKVGESLLKAVFDSFAELNIEKTKLLMLTGPFFDNDKYDLMKTASLSLPNITVEKFAPDFPNLLTGADAMISMAGYNTCMDILTTNIPSAVLPFAQNREQRMRAEKLAEHISLKIMNVNDLNNTNMKTIITDLLTSEHSSSDHSINLDGALNSAREILMAGKR, from the coding sequence ATGAAAATAATTCATTACTGCCAGCATGTCTTAGGCATGGGGCACTTTTTTCGCAGCCTTGAAATTTCACGGGCACTTCAAAATGAACAAGTAATTTTTGTTTCCGGCGGAACGAAACCTGCCCAACAATTACCTGATCATGTTGAATACTTTCAACTTCCCGGACTTTGCATGGATGAAAGCTTCGGCGGCCTGACTCCAACTGATGAAGGACGGGCTATAGACGAAGTAAAAGCTGACAGAATAGAAAAAATTAAGATTCTGTTTGAGCAGAAACAGCCTGACATCTTTTTAATTGAGCTGTTCCCTTTCGGACGAAAAGCATTCAGATTTGAGCTCTTACCGATTTTAGACTCAATTAAAGCCGGTCTTTATGGTAATGTAAAGGTTATCTGCTCTCTTAGAGATATTCTTGTAGAGAAAAATGACGGCGGAAAACACGAAAAACGTTGTGTAGAGACCCTGAATAAGTACTTTGATCTTTTGCTTATTCACTCTGACCCGCAGATAGCAAAACTTGATGAAACTTTTCAAGCAATGAATGATATAGCTATCCCCTATTTATACACAGGATTTGTCGCCCGCAAACCGAATAAAAATATCCGCGGTGTAATTAGAAAACAACTGGGAATCAGCACCGACGAGAAATTACTGGTTGTAAGTGCCGGCGGTGGGAAGGTAGGAGAATCATTGTTAAAAGCCGTATTTGACAGTTTTGCAGAACTCAATATTGAAAAAACTAAACTGTTAATGCTGACAGGACCATTTTTTGACAACGATAAATATGACCTTATGAAAACAGCCTCTTTATCTTTACCGAATATAACTGTAGAAAAATTTGCACCGGACTTCCCGAACCTGTTGACTGGCGCAGATGCCATGATATCTATGGCAGGCTATAACACCTGTATGGATATACTTACTACAAACATACCAAGCGCAGTTCTCCCATTTGCACAAAATAGAGAGCAGCGGATGAGAGCGGAAAAATTGGCTGAACATATTTCTCTTAAAATTATGAATGTTAACGATCTCAACAATACAAATATGAAAACGATAATCACCGATCTTTTAACCTCTGAACACTCCTCTTCAGACCATAGTATAAACCTAGACGGAGCACTTAATTCTGCCCGAGAGATACTGATGGCTGGTAAAAGATAA
- a CDS encoding glycosyltransferase family 4 protein translates to MINTNQPVLAMILKGYPRISETFISNEIRLLEKRGVKIHIISMRKPREDFTHKSISEIKAEVSYLPSTLEGCLEELFGSSDQDAGLKDPRYKVDPDFTARIDKIWDNFNETGSEASFKHMLQAEYIVEKILPGSNIFHIHAHFAHSPTSVARNTSRLSGLPFSFTAHAKDIYTQAPEKITAKISEAKFAVTCTGYNCKYLEEIAPKGKPIHKVYHGIDLRLFTSDKDYSSTAPYEIFTVARFTPKKGLPTVFKALKVLADKGIDFSYKIVGDGDDRESALAMIEDLGLSKRCTWLGTKPHEEVLELYRSADLFALGCEIAANGDRDGIPNVLAESMAMSVPVVATTISGIPELIDNGKTGMLVEPGDYLAMADAMEKILTDQALRHAMIPAAKQKVHDIFDNRYWINVLADVYELYGIKAGD, encoded by the coding sequence ATGATAAATACAAATCAACCAGTTCTGGCTATGATCCTGAAAGGATACCCGCGTATTTCCGAAACATTCATATCCAATGAAATTCGCTTACTCGAAAAACGCGGCGTAAAAATTCATATTATCTCCATGCGTAAACCGCGTGAAGATTTTACACATAAATCTATTTCAGAGATTAAAGCCGAAGTGTCTTATCTGCCGTCAACGCTTGAGGGCTGCCTTGAAGAACTTTTCGGTTCATCAGATCAGGACGCAGGTTTAAAAGATCCGCGTTATAAAGTTGATCCTGATTTTACGGCTCGAATCGATAAAATATGGGACAACTTTAACGAAACCGGTAGTGAAGCTTCTTTTAAGCATATGCTTCAAGCTGAGTATATCGTTGAAAAGATTCTGCCCGGGTCTAATATTTTTCACATCCACGCACACTTTGCCCATTCTCCGACTTCAGTTGCGAGAAATACAAGCAGGCTTTCAGGGCTTCCGTTCAGTTTCACAGCTCACGCCAAAGATATTTATACTCAGGCTCCTGAAAAAATAACCGCTAAAATTTCTGAAGCTAAGTTTGCGGTAACGTGCACCGGATACAACTGCAAATATCTTGAGGAGATAGCTCCTAAAGGTAAACCCATTCATAAAGTCTATCATGGCATTGATCTGCGTCTTTTCACTTCAGATAAAGATTATTCATCAACTGCGCCTTATGAAATTTTCACTGTAGCAAGGTTCACTCCTAAAAAAGGTCTCCCGACAGTATTTAAGGCATTAAAAGTGCTGGCTGATAAAGGAATAGATTTTTCTTATAAAATTGTCGGTGACGGCGATGACAGAGAATCCGCACTGGCAATGATTGAAGATCTTGGTTTATCGAAGCGGTGCACATGGCTCGGAACAAAACCGCACGAAGAAGTTCTTGAACTATACCGATCAGCAGACTTGTTCGCACTGGGATGTGAAATAGCCGCCAACGGCGACAGGGACGGAATCCCTAATGTTCTTGCAGAAAGCATGGCCATGTCGGTTCCTGTAGTGGCAACCACAATATCCGGTATTCCTGAACTGATTGATAACGGCAAAACAGGGATGCTTGTTGAGCCGGGTGATTACTTGGCAATGGCTGATGCCATGGAAAAGATATTAACCGATCAAGCACTCAGACACGCCATGATTCCAGCGGCTAAACAGAAAGTTCATGATATTTTTGACAACCGTTACTGGATCAACGTATTGGCTGATGTATATGAATTATATGGGATAAAGGCCGGCGACTAG
- a CDS encoding ABC transporter permease codes for MSKLKRIPFQTPGESTDILAQVVLPFNKSLEISLKSIKSRFLRNMVTVTSLVLAVSFLAYVLIGSDISNGIYNSGQAYLVKILDKAGYQPDGSAKERWIVILSLLVCTVGIINAQLMAVTERFREIGTMKCLGALDSFVLRLFILEASMQGVVGSVLGAVFGAIIAILLAMTSYGWNAIKYLPIADVGLSILYSIGVGFALSLIGVLYPALIAARMRPIEAMRVEE; via the coding sequence ATGTCAAAACTTAAAAGAATCCCCTTTCAGACCCCTGGCGAGTCAACTGATATTCTGGCTCAGGTGGTATTGCCGTTCAATAAATCTTTGGAAATAAGCCTCAAAAGCATAAAATCCAGATTTTTACGAAATATGGTAACTGTGACCAGTCTTGTTCTTGCAGTATCCTTCCTCGCCTATGTTCTTATAGGTAGCGATATTTCAAACGGAATTTATAATTCTGGGCAAGCCTATCTCGTTAAAATTCTTGATAAAGCCGGTTACCAGCCAGACGGAAGTGCGAAAGAACGCTGGATTGTAATTCTTTCACTTCTCGTATGTACTGTCGGAATCATTAATGCTCAGCTTATGGCGGTCACCGAACGATTTCGTGAAATAGGTACAATGAAATGCCTCGGAGCCCTTGATAGTTTTGTCTTAAGATTATTTATACTTGAAGCTTCAATGCAAGGCGTTGTAGGATCGGTTCTCGGAGCAGTTTTCGGAGCAATCATAGCTATATTGCTCGCGATGACCAGTTATGGATGGAACGCTATTAAATATCTGCCAATCGCAGACGTCGGACTGTCAATACTGTATTCCATAGGTGTAGGTTTTGCGCTGAGCCTGATAGGTGTTTTATACCCGGCCTTGATTGCTGCACGCATGCGCCCCATTGAAGCGATGAGAGTTGAAGAATAA
- a CDS encoding histidine phosphatase family protein: MKQVRIALIRHSVTIWNEENRIQGHMDSPLTKHGRKLADKWRKTLSPETFDAVITSDLGRAIETAEIITQGLNIPIIKIPGLREQDWGEWSGLTYKELDQKWPGILSAEEAKGWNFRPVGGESREEISKRALKALEEGISKIIDIIDNETLKVLAVIHEGTLKSITYKLADHDFMPGTPKLIKRRRLHWIKWDGNLSIDRLNDIL, translated from the coding sequence TTGAAACAGGTAAGAATTGCGTTAATCAGACATTCAGTTACAATCTGGAATGAAGAAAACAGAATTCAAGGCCACATGGACTCTCCGCTTACAAAGCACGGAAGGAAATTAGCTGATAAATGGAGAAAAACTCTTTCGCCTGAAACTTTTGATGCAGTAATAACAAGTGATCTGGGACGGGCGATTGAAACTGCCGAAATAATTACTCAAGGCCTTAACATACCGATCATAAAAATTCCGGGCCTGCGTGAGCAGGATTGGGGTGAGTGGTCCGGTTTAACATACAAAGAACTTGACCAAAAATGGCCCGGCATACTTTCAGCGGAAGAAGCTAAGGGATGGAACTTTCGGCCTGTCGGTGGTGAGAGTCGTGAAGAAATATCAAAAAGAGCACTGAAAGCTCTTGAAGAAGGTATTTCAAAGATAATTGATATAATTGACAATGAAACGCTCAAAGTGCTTGCTGTCATTCACGAAGGGACATTGAAATCAATCACATACAAATTGGCGGATCACGATTTTATGCCGGGAACTCCGAAACTGATCAAACGCCGAAGATTACACTGGATAAAATGGGATGGAAACTTATCCATTGATAGGCTGAACGATATTTTATGA
- the ilvN gene encoding acetolactate synthase small subunit, producing MCKYGVDLLVRNHAGVMSQITGLFARRNFNLEGIVCGPVGNGEESRMVLTVKDDSKLEQIVLQLEKLYDVLEVKRVEDHPFTKILEKL from the coding sequence ATGTGTAAATATGGTGTAGATTTACTGGTTAGGAATCATGCCGGAGTTATGAGTCAGATTACCGGGCTTTTTGCGCGGAGGAATTTTAACCTTGAGGGAATTGTCTGCGGTCCTGTAGGGAATGGAGAGGAGAGCCGCATGGTGCTGACTGTTAAAGATGACAGCAAGCTTGAACAGATAGTTTTGCAACTTGAAAAATTGTATGACGTCCTTGAAGTTAAAAGAGTAGAAGATCATCCTTTTACTAAAATATTAGAGAAACTTTGA
- the ilvB gene encoding biosynthetic-type acetolactate synthase large subunit — MEISGAQLLIRLLERQGIDIICGIPGGSNLPIYDALRNSSIKHILARHEQGAGFMSHGMARTTGKAAVCMATSGPGVTNMLTAIADASLDSIPIVAITGQVSSSLIGTDAFQEVDTYGLTIPITKHNFLVQSAKDLLQIIPEAFRLAESGRPGPVVIDIPKNVQSEILELDDFPEAGVKSKPSLCDDNLLSQAVEMINNSRRPVIYAGGGVVAAEGSQNLIRFAHKNSIPVVTSLMGLGVYPHGDAHCLGMLGMHGERATNMIMNEADLIIALGVRFDDRAVGKTCEFCKHADILHVDIDKSEIDKIKSSNLAIVGDVGHALKVFAERVESAIRMEWSARIASLKLMNPEILPDMDDTFHPMNLLRVVSESLSENSIITTDVGQHQMWVAKGYPFRKPRTLLTSGGLGTMGFGLPTAIGAALSNPESRIVCVSGDGSFLMNIQELATLAEHHLNVKVLIMNNNRLGLVRQQQELFFGERYIASTFESSPDFTAIAKGFGVPAFDLGEAENPSLFLRKILGQDGPCVINIPIEIENKVLPMVPPECANIEMIGG; from the coding sequence ATGGAAATCAGTGGAGCGCAATTGCTTATCAGGCTTTTGGAGAGGCAGGGTATAGATATCATATGCGGAATACCGGGCGGGTCTAATCTGCCAATTTATGATGCACTCAGAAACAGTTCTATCAAACATATTCTGGCAAGACATGAGCAAGGGGCGGGTTTTATGTCTCACGGTATGGCCAGAACGACAGGAAAGGCTGCTGTCTGTATGGCGACTTCAGGTCCGGGGGTTACAAACATGCTGACAGCAATAGCTGATGCGAGTCTTGATTCAATCCCGATTGTTGCCATAACGGGACAGGTTTCAAGTTCATTAATCGGTACTGATGCTTTTCAGGAAGTTGATACTTACGGTCTGACAATTCCTATTACCAAACATAATTTTCTGGTTCAATCCGCTAAAGATTTACTCCAAATTATTCCTGAAGCCTTTCGCCTTGCTGAATCCGGCCGACCTGGCCCTGTCGTCATTGATATCCCGAAAAATGTTCAGAGTGAGATTCTTGAGCTGGATGATTTTCCTGAAGCCGGAGTTAAAAGCAAACCTTCATTGTGTGATGACAATTTACTTAGTCAGGCTGTTGAAATGATCAACAATTCACGCAGACCCGTTATTTATGCAGGCGGGGGAGTTGTTGCGGCTGAAGGATCACAAAATTTAATTCGGTTTGCTCATAAAAATTCAATTCCGGTTGTTACTTCTTTGATGGGGCTTGGAGTGTATCCGCATGGTGATGCTCATTGTCTTGGAATGCTCGGTATGCACGGAGAGCGTGCAACTAATATGATAATGAATGAAGCCGATTTGATTATAGCTCTCGGAGTGCGTTTTGATGATAGAGCTGTCGGAAAAACATGTGAATTCTGCAAACATGCCGATATCTTGCATGTAGATATCGATAAATCTGAAATTGATAAAATTAAGTCTTCCAACCTTGCAATTGTAGGTGATGTCGGACACGCCCTTAAAGTTTTTGCCGAGCGCGTGGAATCAGCAATCCGTATGGAATGGAGTGCTCGAATTGCTTCGTTAAAGTTGATGAATCCCGAAATATTGCCGGATATGGATGATACCTTCCATCCTATGAATCTGCTGCGGGTTGTCAGCGAATCACTTTCCGAAAATTCTATTATCACAACAGATGTAGGGCAGCATCAGATGTGGGTGGCGAAAGGATATCCATTTAGAAAACCGCGTACTTTGCTTACGTCCGGCGGACTCGGCACAATGGGATTCGGCTTACCTACAGCAATCGGAGCGGCGTTATCCAATCCTGAAAGCCGGATTGTATGTGTCAGCGGCGATGGCTCTTTTTTAATGAATATACAGGAACTTGCAACGCTTGCTGAGCATCATCTGAATGTTAAAGTTCTGATTATGAATAACAATAGGCTTGGGCTTGTAAGGCAGCAGCAGGAACTTTTCTTCGGAGAAAGATATATTGCCTCCACGTTTGAAAGCAGTCCTGATTTTACAGCTATTGCAAAAGGTTTCGGCGTTCCTGCTTTTGATCTTGGAGAAGCGGAGAATCCGTCACTGTTTTTACGTAAAATTCTTGGTCAGGACGGTCCGTGCGTCATAAATATTCCTATAGAGATTGAAAATAAAGTTCTTCCCATGGTTCCACCTGAATGCGCTAATATAGAAATGATAGGAGGCTGA
- a CDS encoding glycosyltransferase family 4 protein: MRIAFFAPHKPIDDKTPSGDLIIGKSLHDYLCAHGHEILIASRMRLRNITTSPSKWPMLYFEYNKTLKRVKSFNPDVWLTYHSYYKSPDLFGPEISTELGIPYLIYQGVFSTKHRRNLKTWLGFMANKTALLHADHVFANKEIDHENLSRIILPEKLTRTRPGINPDEFKFCLKSRTAIRKTLNIENKPVLMSTAMFRSGVKEQSLRDLILAFANVLKIIPEARLLIAGDGEARERLISLAKQKAGDQIIFLGRINREDLFKYYSAADIFVYPGYNEALGMVYLEAQSIGLPVIAYSTRGPREAVAHDKTGLLSPEGDINSLANNIINLFKDKSKLQKMNELAPIRIKELFDQNLNLRHIEEKIRHSIVRRSY, from the coding sequence ATGCGAATCGCCTTTTTCGCCCCGCATAAACCTATCGATGATAAAACTCCTTCCGGAGATTTAATTATCGGTAAAAGTCTGCATGACTATCTATGTGCACATGGGCATGAAATCCTGATTGCAAGTCGCATGCGGCTTAGAAATATTACAACATCACCATCCAAATGGCCGATGCTCTACTTTGAATATAATAAAACTTTGAAGAGAGTTAAAAGTTTCAACCCTGATGTATGGCTTACATACCACAGTTACTACAAATCTCCTGACTTATTCGGTCCGGAAATTTCTACTGAATTAGGTATCCCCTACCTGATATATCAAGGTGTATTTTCCACAAAACATAGGCGTAACCTCAAGACATGGTTAGGTTTTATGGCAAACAAAACGGCTTTACTGCATGCCGATCATGTCTTTGCAAATAAAGAAATCGACCATGAAAATCTTTCCCGCATAATTCTTCCTGAAAAATTGACCAGAACACGTCCGGGGATAAATCCTGACGAATTTAAATTCTGCTTAAAAAGCAGAACCGCCATCAGGAAGACTCTTAACATAGAGAATAAACCTGTGCTTATGAGCACGGCTATGTTCCGCAGCGGAGTAAAAGAACAAAGTTTAAGAGACTTGATCCTTGCTTTTGCAAATGTTCTCAAAATAATCCCTGAAGCCAGACTGCTTATTGCCGGAGATGGCGAAGCCCGTGAGCGACTGATATCTTTGGCAAAGCAAAAAGCCGGAGATCAGATTATTTTTTTAGGTAGGATAAACCGCGAAGACCTTTTTAAATACTACAGTGCCGCTGATATTTTCGTATACCCCGGGTACAATGAAGCTCTCGGAATGGTTTATCTGGAAGCTCAAAGCATAGGATTACCAGTTATTGCATATTCGACGCGAGGCCCTAGAGAAGCTGTTGCACATGATAAAACCGGACTTTTATCTCCAGAAGGAGATATCAACTCACTTGCAAATAACATTATCAATCTTTTTAAAGATAAATCAAAACTGCAAAAAATGAATGAGTTGGCTCCCATACGTATTAAAGAACTGTTTGATCAAAACTTGAACCTGCGACATATAGAAGAAAAAATCCGACACTCAATAGTAAGGAGGTCATATTGA
- a CDS encoding glycosyltransferase family protein, with amino-acid sequence MSKTYNILMYSHDTYGLGHIRRTMAIASQLKCHGVNILIITGSPIVGRFEFPEQIDFVRVPGMIKQSNDNYIPHSIKIDPIHAMSIRQSIIDATAKSFQPDLFIVDKAPRGLKHEIMPTLEWMKQYGKTRTILGLRDIMDDSKSTTADWQDKGIYDVLENLYSEIWVYGHREYYDPIKEYSIPESISKKMVFTGYIPREIHERSCPDTRKNGKKLVVITAGGGGDGYPMMDAYLKALEKYGPQNFRTVMVTGPFMPADLRHDLSERAKKLSVTFYHFYRRMEKLFSNADLVVSMGGYNTICEILSHKQISLIVPRETPRLEQTIRAEVLKEQNLADFIPWHDLGPDTMMEKVNNLLNNSKIIREAVSNFKFTGLDVMHQRVNAFKDIC; translated from the coding sequence ATGAGTAAGACCTACAACATTTTGATGTATTCCCACGACACTTACGGTCTTGGACACATCCGCCGTACAATGGCAATCGCCTCACAACTTAAATGCCATGGGGTAAACATCCTGATAATTACAGGATCTCCAATAGTCGGAAGATTTGAATTCCCCGAACAGATAGATTTTGTCCGTGTTCCGGGAATGATCAAACAATCAAACGACAATTACATACCTCATTCAATAAAAATAGACCCTATTCACGCAATGTCTATCCGTCAGTCTATAATTGATGCCACTGCAAAAAGTTTTCAACCGGATCTTTTCATAGTTGATAAAGCTCCGCGCGGCCTCAAACACGAAATAATGCCGACTCTGGAATGGATGAAGCAGTACGGTAAAACCCGCACCATTCTTGGACTTCGAGACATCATGGATGATTCCAAAAGCACTACTGCGGATTGGCAGGATAAAGGTATTTATGATGTTCTTGAGAACCTTTATTCTGAAATATGGGTTTACGGACACCGTGAATATTACGACCCGATTAAAGAATACAGCATTCCAGAGTCTATCAGTAAAAAAATGGTCTTCACAGGTTATATTCCGCGAGAAATCCACGAAAGATCCTGCCCTGACACACGTAAAAACGGCAAAAAACTCGTCGTCATAACCGCCGGCGGCGGTGGTGACGGATACCCCATGATGGACGCGTATTTAAAAGCACTTGAAAAATACGGACCGCAGAATTTCCGGACAGTCATGGTTACAGGCCCTTTTATGCCGGCAGACCTGAGACATGACCTTTCTGAGCGTGCAAAAAAACTTTCAGTTACCTTCTATCATTTTTACAGAAGAATGGAAAAACTATTCAGTAATGCTGATCTTGTTGTAAGCATGGGCGGATACAATACTATTTGCGAAATTCTTTCACACAAACAGATCAGTTTGATCGTTCCTCGTGAAACCCCGAGACTTGAGCAAACCATCAGGGCCGAAGTCCTTAAAGAGCAAAACCTTGCAGACTTTATCCCCTGGCATGATTTAGGACCGGATACGATGATGGAAAAAGTAAATAATTTACTTAACAATTCCAAAATCATCCGAGAAGCTGTCTCAAATTTTAAATTCACCGGCCTTGATGTTATGCATCAACGTGTAAACGCATTCAAAGATATTTGCTAA
- a CDS encoding class I SAM-dependent methyltransferase, with the protein MLTASNELRKTIRKITKDFSRHEMSQWELVLSDLDREMSILEVGCGRGGKTDFLRSQGFKNILGVEKNIYQVDECNKRGLNVVSLEEFDAGYTDTKFDFLVLSHIIEHFKFEDLIRFIDGYLKYLKPDGLILIATPMVHPHFWLDLDHEKPYYPQGIKNFYSGSSEQVGFSSEYELKLQDIRFRKSPFRVKNDRNLLLKYNDIPMLLFNLFCAGLFKFSFNVIGYKTGWVGLFKLKS; encoded by the coding sequence ATGCTAACGGCTAGTAACGAGCTGCGTAAAACTATCCGGAAAATCACCAAAGATTTTTCTCGTCATGAAATGTCTCAGTGGGAATTGGTTTTATCTGATCTTGACCGTGAAATGAGTATTCTTGAAGTCGGGTGCGGCCGAGGCGGGAAGACTGATTTTTTACGATCGCAAGGTTTTAAAAATATTCTTGGAGTTGAAAAGAATATTTATCAGGTTGATGAGTGTAATAAACGAGGATTAAATGTAGTTTCTTTAGAAGAGTTTGATGCAGGGTATACTGATACTAAATTTGATTTTTTAGTATTATCCCACATTATTGAGCATTTTAAGTTCGAAGATTTAATCAGATTTATCGATGGATATCTGAAATATTTAAAGCCGGATGGATTGATACTTATTGCAACTCCTATGGTTCATCCTCATTTCTGGCTTGATCTGGATCATGAGAAACCGTATTACCCTCAAGGTATTAAAAATTTTTACAGCGGCAGTTCAGAACAGGTCGGTTTCAGTTCTGAATATGAATTGAAGTTACAGGATATCAGGTTCAGGAAAAGTCCTTTTAGAGTCAAAAATGACCGGAATCTACTTCTTAAGTACAATGATATTCCGATGCTTCTGTTTAATTTGTTTTGCGCAGGTTTGTTTAAGTTTTCGTTTAATGTAATCGGTTATAAGACCGGATGGGTGGGTTTGTTCAAGTTGAAATCATAG
- a CDS encoding polysaccharide deacetylase family protein, with amino-acid sequence MSYRPISSIWKNNISDLVDTFESWWEELEMLIPEKGCDVFFRADDIGYPGKQFSMMIDVFKKNKVPLALAVVPSWLNEDRVQKIFEKLGPDDLSLWCMHQHGYRHTNREKIGKKFEFGPSRDYNKLTAEITKGKQKLNKLLGNNMCPIFTPPWNRCTSETMTCLAELGFIAISRCINVAPYPVEGLPDLPINIDLHTIKEENPKACIKALMNQIEHAVQTDYAGFMLHHQRMNKTSIKFLDFLLARISETPRLRIQDIRDILHK; translated from the coding sequence ATGTCATACCGCCCTATATCTTCTATTTGGAAAAATAATATTTCGGACCTCGTTGATACGTTTGAATCATGGTGGGAAGAACTGGAAATGCTGATTCCGGAAAAGGGATGTGACGTTTTCTTCAGAGCTGATGATATCGGGTACCCCGGGAAACAATTTTCAATGATGATCGATGTTTTCAAAAAAAACAAAGTTCCACTTGCTCTGGCAGTTGTTCCTTCATGGCTCAACGAGGACAGAGTGCAAAAAATATTTGAAAAACTAGGCCCGGACGACTTATCTCTCTGGTGTATGCACCAGCACGGCTACCGTCACACTAACCGTGAAAAAATCGGTAAAAAATTTGAATTCGGACCTTCGCGAGATTACAATAAACTTACAGCGGAAATTACTAAGGGAAAGCAAAAGCTTAATAAACTACTCGGCAACAATATGTGCCCCATATTCACTCCGCCTTGGAACCGCTGTACAAGTGAGACTATGACCTGTCTGGCAGAATTAGGTTTCATTGCTATCTCACGCTGCATTAATGTAGCCCCCTACCCTGTAGAAGGGCTCCCTGACCTTCCTATTAATATTGACCTCCACACTATTAAAGAAGAAAACCCTAAGGCTTGTATTAAAGCTTTAATGAATCAAATCGAACATGCAGTGCAAACAGATTATGCAGGTTTTATGCTGCACCACCAGCGTATGAACAAAACATCTATTAAATTTTTAGATTTTCTTTTAGCTAGAATTTCCGAAACGCCTCGACTTCGCATCCAAGATATCCGTGATATACTTCACAAATAA